A single genomic interval of Candidatus Anstonellales archaeon harbors:
- a CDS encoding heavy metal translocating P-type ATPase, with product MKKIKFYILGMHCASCATNIEKRLKKIDGVKAAVVNFATNNAIVEFDEKKTSPDDFKKTIDLLGYKAEIDESQHKSEDSGTSSLLYGSEARDKEKIQREREIAELRLRVIYSFTLSLPTLILGLPEMVKGIILLEYPPLISENSAILQFLFSTPVLYLNRDFFVRGIRSLINRMPGMESLVAIGVGTAYLYSAVVTIGLIEGEVYFETAALLLSFIVVGKYLESIAKGRTSEAIKRLIGLQPKTATIIRNGKEIEVPISSVIPGDIILVKPGGKIPVDGVVIDGSSSIDESMVTGESMPIHKKKGSIVIGGTINKTGFIKFRATKVGSDTLLAQIIKLVEEAQGSKAPIQKLVDIVAGNFVWAVLILSLVSFSYWFFVAKEKLVFSLTIFVSTLIIACPCAMGLATPTAVMMGTGKGAEYGILFKNAESLELMHKIKKIVLDKTGTITKGKAEVTDIIPFGITSKKLLLIAASAEKKSEHHLGEAIINKAKKLKINLLKTSSFKVIPGYGISTKIGNHEIIVGNAAFMKKRNVSLSHAAEREMHKLENSGKTVVAVASDSKLLGLIAIADTIKEHSPQAISSLQKMGIDVLMITGDNERTAKAIAKTVGIKKVLAGVPPQHKAREVSRLQATGSKVAFVGDGINDAPALAKADVGIAVGEGTDIAIESGSVVLVKNDLRAVLTAIELSDYTMKKIKQNLFWAFFYNSVGIPIAMGVLYPFTGFTLSPVIAGGAMALSSLSVVLNTLIMKSFRPKSIAGKEK from the coding sequence ATGAAAAAAATAAAATTCTACATTTTAGGGATGCACTGTGCTTCGTGCGCCACAAACATTGAAAAAAGACTCAAAAAAATTGATGGCGTGAAAGCGGCTGTTGTAAATTTTGCTACTAATAATGCAATAGTTGAATTCGATGAGAAGAAAACTAGTCCTGACGATTTCAAAAAAACTATTGACCTTCTTGGGTACAAGGCTGAAATAGACGAAAGCCAACACAAAAGTGAGGATAGCGGTACCTCCTCCCTTCTTTATGGTTCGGAAGCCCGCGACAAAGAAAAAATTCAGCGTGAACGAGAAATAGCAGAGCTTAGGTTAAGGGTAATATACTCCTTTACCCTTTCACTTCCAACCCTAATACTCGGCCTCCCAGAGATGGTCAAAGGAATCATCCTTTTAGAATATCCGCCGCTAATATCTGAAAACTCTGCAATACTCCAATTTCTATTTTCTACTCCGGTACTATATCTAAACAGAGATTTTTTTGTAAGAGGAATTCGTTCTCTTATAAATCGAATGCCAGGAATGGAAAGTCTTGTGGCAATCGGAGTAGGTACTGCTTATCTTTATAGTGCCGTAGTAACGATTGGGCTTATTGAAGGTGAAGTATATTTTGAAACTGCCGCTCTTCTACTTTCATTTATAGTTGTCGGTAAATATCTAGAATCCATAGCAAAAGGCAGGACTTCTGAGGCAATAAAACGGCTAATAGGTTTACAACCAAAGACGGCTACCATAATTAGAAATGGAAAAGAAATAGAAGTCCCCATTAGTAGTGTCATACCCGGCGACATAATCCTAGTGAAGCCAGGAGGCAAGATTCCTGTTGATGGAGTCGTAATTGATGGTTCTTCGAGCATTGATGAAAGCATGGTGACTGGAGAGAGCATGCCCATCCACAAAAAGAAAGGAAGTATTGTTATAGGCGGCACAATAAATAAAACAGGGTTTATTAAATTTAGAGCCACTAAGGTAGGCTCAGATACGCTGTTGGCGCAAATAATAAAACTAGTTGAGGAGGCACAAGGCTCAAAAGCCCCCATTCAAAAACTTGTTGATATTGTTGCAGGAAATTTTGTTTGGGCCGTCCTTATCCTCTCACTCGTGTCCTTTTCATACTGGTTTTTTGTTGCAAAAGAAAAACTTGTCTTCTCACTTACAATCTTTGTTTCTACGCTGATAATTGCCTGTCCATGTGCTATGGGCCTTGCAACTCCAACTGCGGTGATGATGGGGACCGGCAAAGGGGCCGAATACGGAATACTTTTCAAAAACGCAGAGAGTCTTGAGTTAATGCATAAGATCAAAAAAATAGTTCTCGATAAGACAGGAACAATAACTAAAGGTAAGGCAGAAGTTACTGATATAATTCCCTTCGGCATAACAAGCAAAAAACTTTTACTTATCGCAGCTTCCGCCGAAAAGAAATCAGAGCACCATCTTGGAGAAGCTATAATAAACAAAGCAAAGAAACTTAAAATCAACTTACTCAAGACATCATCATTTAAAGTAATACCCGGATATGGCATATCAACAAAAATTGGGAATCACGAAATAATCGTTGGCAATGCTGCATTTATGAAAAAAAGAAATGTCTCACTAAGCCATGCAGCAGAAAGAGAAATGCACAAACTTGAAAACAGCGGCAAAACCGTTGTGGCCGTAGCTTCGGATAGCAAATTATTAGGTTTAATAGCAATAGCAGACACAATAAAAGAGCATTCCCCTCAAGCCATATCAAGTTTGCAAAAAATGGGCATTGATGTTTTGATGATAACTGGCGATAACGAACGTACTGCGAAGGCCATAGCAAAGACAGTTGGAATCAAAAAAGTCTTAGCGGGCGTACCACCCCAACATAAAGCAAGAGAAGTATCAAGGTTGCAGGCCACTGGTTCAAAGGTAGCATTTGTTGGTGACGGAATCAACGATGCCCCCGCGCTTGCTAAAGCTGATGTTGGAATTGCTGTTGGAGAAGGCACTGATATTGCGATAGAAAGTGGGAGTGTAGTTTTAGTAAAAAATGACTTGCGTGCCGTTTTAACTGCAATAGAACTTTCAGATTATACTATGAAAAAAATAAAACAAAATCTCTTTTGGGCGTTCTTCTATAATTCAGTCGGAATACCTATTGCTATGGGGGTTCTCTATCCATTTACAGGATTTACTCTTTCCCCGGTTATAGCAGGAGGTGCAATGGCGCTCTCCTCACTTAGCGTGGTTCTAAACACTCTGATTATGAAAAGTTTTAGGCCAAAAAGCATTGCAGGGAAAGAAAAATAA
- a CDS encoding heavy metal-associated domain-containing protein, with amino-acid sequence MTEVLKVVGLHCRSCELLLQDALSEIGGISNISVDSKKGEIRFDAKSKDAIESAIVAIEKEGYTVAKIPLLKK; translated from the coding sequence ATGACTGAAGTTTTGAAAGTAGTTGGGCTTCACTGCCGCTCTTGCGAACTTCTTCTTCAAGACGCTCTCTCAGAAATAGGAGGGATATCAAACATCAGCGTAGATTCCAAAAAAGGTGAGATAAGATTTGATGCCAAAAGTAAAGATGCTATTGAGTCAGCAATAGTCGCAATAGAAAAAGAAGGCTATACTGTAGCTAAAATTCCATTACTCAAAAAGTGA
- a CDS encoding cupredoxin domain-containing protein, translating to MIHLTAIKFNKFNIEVVHIEPIVNQSNTPQEEPNEIPRSSFGCGCDQETRNEKASENKATTQLNNQMAKTAQINAQMNTFPFILASSLAILLLIYLVAGILSSSSQPSCESGNVGACPLDASLTTLNTIRSPSSNTSPSSYVTGTSGNKEVQDIYIRALSTGRYDKDRIEVKKGVPVRLHFSADKNAGCGRQLVIYGLNVRAISKSGEEQIVDFIPNREGTFEYNCGMRMFRGGKLVVV from the coding sequence ATGATACATCTAACAGCAATTAAATTTAATAAATTTAACATAGAGGTGGTCCATATTGAACCCATTGTAAACCAAAGCAATACACCACAAGAAGAACCAAACGAGATTCCCAGGAGCTCTTTTGGTTGTGGCTGCGATCAAGAGACAAGAAATGAAAAAGCCTCAGAAAACAAAGCAACTACTCAACTAAATAATCAAATGGCAAAAACCGCTCAAATAAATGCACAAATGAATACCTTCCCCTTTATACTAGCTTCGTCCCTTGCAATCCTTCTTCTGATTTATCTTGTTGCCGGTATCCTGTCATCTTCGTCGCAACCATCATGCGAAAGTGGGAATGTTGGAGCATGTCCTCTTGATGCATCCCTTACAACTCTAAACACTATCCGCTCTCCCTCATCAAACACCTCTCCCTCCTCTTATGTTACTGGAACATCCGGTAATAAAGAAGTACAGGATATCTATATTAGGGCGCTTTCGACAGGGAGATATGACAAAGACAGAATAGAAGTAAAAAAGGGAGTACCGGTCAGGCTGCATTTCTCAGCCGATAAGAATGCAGGTTGTGGAAGACAGCTCGTCATATATGGTTTAAACGTCCGTGCAATTTCAAAAAGCGGTGAGGAACAGATAGTCGATTTTATTCCAAACAGAGAAGGTACCTTCGAGTACAATTGCGGCATGAGAATGTTTAGGGGAGGCAAACTAGTGGTCGTATGA
- a CDS encoding winged helix-turn-helix transcriptional regulator gives MENINKVIAGILVTAFFIFLITALSFVYVASIEGAEIPSLFQPFLQYHVEFMIIMGLVGFVAGIVIYNNLISTIQRQKKTNVGIVMKFLEDKEREILELLLKRDGMTTQSEISRLPGMNRLKAHRIVKKLEKRGIIYIEKNGKVNMVRLIDELKEK, from the coding sequence ATGGAAAACATAAATAAAGTAATAGCTGGGATTTTAGTTACGGCATTCTTTATTTTTCTTATTACGGCGCTTTCCTTTGTTTATGTAGCATCAATCGAAGGTGCGGAGATACCAAGTCTTTTTCAGCCGTTTCTCCAGTATCATGTTGAGTTCATGATAATTATGGGGCTTGTGGGTTTCGTTGCTGGGATTGTTATTTATAATAATCTTATATCGACCATTCAGAGGCAAAAAAAGACAAATGTTGGGATAGTGATGAAGTTCCTTGAAGACAAAGAAAGGGAGATTTTGGAGCTGCTCTTAAAGAGAGACGGGATGACAACACAGAGTGAAATTTCAAGACTCCCTGGAATGAACAGATTAAAGGCTCACCGCATCGTAAAGAAACTTGAAAAAAGAGGAATAATATACATAGAAAAAAACGGAAAAGTGAATATGGTTCGCCTTATAGACGAACTGAAAGAAAAATGA
- a CDS encoding TRAM domain-containing protein, which translates to MKGSEGEDSRFGRRGIRDFGPKPVKVNDELDVTIEAKAAKGDGIAKKDGFVIFVPNTKEGDNVKIKIKELRSSFAIGEVIG; encoded by the coding sequence ATGAAAGGTTCAGAGGGAGAAGATAGTAGATTTGGTAGGCGAGGCATACGAGATTTTGGCCCCAAACCCGTCAAGGTAAACGATGAGCTTGATGTCACTATAGAGGCCAAAGCAGCAAAAGGAGACGGAATAGCAAAGAAAGACGGCTTTGTAATCTTTGTGCCGAATACGAAGGAAGGCGACAATGTGAAGATAAAGATAAAGGAGCTTCGTTCCAGCTTTGCAATTGGAGAAGTCATAGGATAA
- a CDS encoding carboxypeptidase regulatory-like domain-containing protein produces the protein MKGRSFGWISSFLVFIFLVCFSFGYEPTSFSFVVGGVVNVNSTFFLDIVANNSNYVGGCSDRVNANSSRVLVNSSGNFIALSDYNISERYNASGISGTARLQIKISALGIYNISLNTTGCENVSPYTSTTISLYGGRFFGYVWNGSIGNPFLGAEVKLSGNYGNETAFTDSDGYYQFFDVVPSNGYMISANASGYESNQSWNLTLVENESKSINFTLKRISGEDVTNGSLFGFVLNSSSGYGIGGANLKMDNSTLNITLKTNTSQNGSYSFFNMMPGLYLLSVTATEFEGHSRIVLIVGGYNYLNITLNESKGGRIFGYVRNVSNNASVPDALIRISKNRYLVTKNTGSNGYYYFDNLTAGNYTLLVNATKFISRTLYFELKNSSSAVELNISLFTISLSNLSNGVSCENDDQCASGNCCNRVCTALDCNVSAGGTCRESVECEAGLSCCYGTCQLPPCIQLNVPEGGACNKTYQCIRGLVCCGGFCKSGECVEDVEVEVEKTEVIVLGFERIGVKRKVISNKSMQRSEVSLNIINIEEEAIYNVELWETVPSNVAGVGISEIEPKEHYILNGSGGSKIIIWRFSVLEPQKEISIRYKINKFVDDASGFSSFGKRYETVTPEKIKIARLIAPARINVGKQVTLALKDIDGTPIPNVGIIISAPNGQNMILISNDDGMVKYVASIEGEYTYSVEGWQLIESVRKTMSVKEYVEHINISSGIKVGQIQLNASEIFSFGLAGLVLVFIAAGIVLVLIILFYYIYLKKK, from the coding sequence ATGAAAGGGAGAAGCTTCGGGTGGATTAGTTCATTTTTAGTTTTTATTTTTTTAGTCTGTTTTTCTTTTGGCTATGAGCCAACTTCCTTTTCTTTTGTCGTGGGAGGAGTAGTAAATGTAAATTCAACATTTTTTTTAGATATTGTCGCAAATAACAGCAACTATGTAGGAGGTTGTTCTGATAGAGTGAACGCCAACAGTAGCCGTGTCCTTGTCAATTCAAGTGGAAATTTTATTGCGCTTTCGGATTATAACATTTCAGAACGCTATAATGCTAGCGGAATTAGCGGGACTGCCCGCCTACAGATTAAGATTTCTGCATTGGGTATTTACAATATAAGCTTGAATACGACAGGATGTGAAAACGTCTCACCATATACCAGCACAACCATCTCTCTCTATGGAGGCAGATTTTTTGGCTATGTTTGGAATGGGAGTATAGGAAATCCATTTTTGGGAGCGGAAGTAAAATTATCTGGAAACTATGGAAATGAAACTGCATTTACGGATTCAGATGGATATTACCAGTTTTTTGATGTAGTACCCTCTAATGGATATATGATATCAGCAAATGCAAGCGGGTATGAATCAAACCAGAGCTGGAATCTTACTCTAGTTGAAAACGAAAGCAAGAGCATAAATTTTACACTAAAAAGAATTAGTGGAGAAGATGTGACAAATGGTTCTCTTTTTGGTTTTGTACTAAATTCAAGCAGCGGTTATGGAATAGGCGGTGCAAATCTCAAAATGGATAACTCGACTCTAAACATAACACTAAAAACCAATACTTCACAGAATGGAAGCTACTCCTTTTTCAATATGATGCCTGGATTATATCTGCTTTCGGTCACTGCTACAGAATTTGAGGGCCACTCTAGAATTGTGTTAATTGTAGGGGGTTATAATTATCTCAATATAACACTCAACGAAAGCAAAGGTGGAAGAATTTTTGGTTATGTAAGAAATGTAAGCAACAATGCAAGTGTTCCAGATGCACTAATAAGGATATCAAAAAACAGATATTTAGTAACTAAAAATACAGGTAGCAACGGGTATTATTATTTTGATAATCTTACTGCCGGCAACTACACCTTGCTTGTAAATGCTACAAAGTTTATATCACGCACGTTATACTTTGAATTAAAAAATTCTTCAAGCGCTGTAGAGCTTAACATTTCATTATTTACAATTAGTCTTTCAAACTTATCAAACGGAGTTTCATGTGAAAATGATGATCAGTGTGCAAGCGGAAATTGTTGCAATAGAGTATGTACTGCTCTGGATTGCAATGTAAGCGCAGGGGGAACTTGTAGAGAAAGTGTTGAGTGCGAAGCTGGGCTTTCCTGCTGTTACGGAACCTGCCAATTGCCTCCGTGTATTCAGCTCAATGTTCCTGAAGGAGGTGCATGTAACAAAACTTATCAGTGCATAAGAGGACTTGTGTGTTGTGGGGGCTTTTGCAAAAGCGGCGAGTGCGTAGAGGACGTTGAAGTTGAGGTTGAAAAAACAGAAGTAATAGTGCTTGGGTTCGAAAGAATAGGTGTCAAGAGAAAAGTAATCTCAAATAAGAGCATGCAAAGAAGTGAAGTCTCTCTTAATATTATAAATATAGAAGAAGAAGCGATTTATAATGTAGAGCTTTGGGAGACCGTCCCGTCAAATGTTGCTGGAGTGGGTATTAGTGAAATAGAGCCAAAGGAGCATTACATACTTAATGGAAGCGGCGGAAGCAAGATCATTATATGGAGATTTTCTGTCCTTGAGCCTCAAAAAGAGATAAGTATACGATACAAAATAAACAAATTTGTTGATGATGCAAGCGGCTTTTCTTCTTTTGGGAAGAGATATGAAACAGTGACTCCTGAAAAGATTAAGATTGCAAGGCTAATTGCGCCAGCAAGGATAAATGTGGGAAAACAAGTTACACTCGCACTGAAGGACATTGATGGTACGCCTATCCCTAATGTTGGGATTATAATTTCTGCACCAAACGGACAGAATATGATACTCATCTCAAATGACGATGGAATGGTGAAATATGTAGCGAGCATAGAAGGCGAGTATACGTATTCGGTTGAAGGATGGCAACTTATAGAATCTGTAAGAAAAACGATGTCTGTAAAGGAATACGTTGAACATATAAATATAAGTTCAGGGATAAAGGTTGGTCAGATACAGCTAAACGCAAGCGAGATTTTTTCGTTTGGACTCGCTGGATTAGTGTTAGTTTTTATAGCTGCAGGTATTGTTCTTGTTTTGATTATTCTGTTTTATTATATTTATTTGAAAAAAAAGTGA
- the mgtA gene encoding magnesium-translocating P-type ATPase — protein MNSTIWSLEANALLAELASSPYGLSEKEAKNRLEKYGPNIIPDKDRRNSQEILLSQLKTPPILILLFGCLISIFLGDLLDSLVIFLLILASVVFGFFQEYKAEKVLSELKKYYSYKATVIRGGKKFQISSSELVPGDVVSVGLGDIVPADLRILESRSGIIVDQSILTGESRPVEKNVRPSPPSSNTPQEISNGLFMGTTILEGYAIGVVVFTGNNTFFGKTTAVFSSRVPESDFQISVRKFGFMLMKLMAAITLFVFITNYLAGHGEKNPLLDSALFALALAVGITPEALPAIITIALSVGSLKLAKNKVVTKKLAAIEDLGNMDVLCTDKTGTLTEEGLRFFKYVDLDMQDNHDVFEYALLCNSAVGSTRIRGNPIDIAIKKEGKKAGADISRFEKLYEIPFDFKRKRMSVIVKEGAKKYIITKGAPESVLDVCSRIKMKSTVLPVEKKKEEVLNAISQYTKDGLSTIGVAYSEIESKSDYSLHDEKNLIFIGFVLFSNPPKATASHAIKRLNQLNIQVKILTGDDPNVTRKLCNDIGLPLKDNRIILGSEISEMSEKELLEAVEKYDVFARVTPDQKLKIVEALRSNGHVVGFLGDGINDAPALRAADVGISVDTAADVAKGASHIILLQKSLDIISEGVEEGRKIFGNIFKYVRYTVSANLGNMLTVSLSSVILPFIPLLPSQILLTNLISDVPMFAISTDNVDSSYTKKPQRWDNSLIFRFMLFFGLISSFFDVLLILLMLLFLNTPVSQFRTSWFLLSILTEITIIFSLRTTLPAWKSQPSLSLIITSLFAIILTFAFIYTPITAEIFRFSPPNPTLLLIILFLVLVYFVTNEIGKKVFFTFFSNKYNKTE, from the coding sequence GTGAACTCAACCATATGGTCTTTAGAGGCGAATGCTCTATTAGCTGAGCTTGCAAGCTCCCCATACGGTCTTTCCGAAAAAGAAGCAAAAAATAGACTGGAAAAATACGGACCAAACATAATTCCTGACAAAGATAGACGCAACAGCCAAGAAATCCTGCTATCTCAACTAAAGACTCCCCCCATTCTAATACTTCTTTTTGGGTGCCTCATATCTATCTTCCTTGGAGACCTACTTGATTCTCTTGTGATTTTTTTACTTATCCTTGCAAGCGTCGTTTTTGGCTTCTTTCAAGAATACAAAGCAGAAAAGGTTTTGTCCGAACTCAAAAAATATTACAGCTATAAAGCTACCGTAATAAGAGGAGGTAAGAAGTTCCAAATATCCTCCTCCGAGCTTGTCCCTGGCGATGTCGTCTCTGTCGGTCTTGGAGACATAGTCCCAGCTGACTTGCGTATTTTGGAGTCAAGGTCAGGCATTATTGTAGACCAAAGTATCTTAACTGGAGAATCAAGACCGGTTGAAAAAAACGTCCGTCCCTCCCCCCCATCATCAAACACTCCTCAAGAAATATCAAATGGACTCTTTATGGGAACAACGATCCTTGAAGGCTATGCCATAGGCGTAGTTGTATTCACTGGTAATAATACGTTTTTTGGGAAGACTACTGCAGTCTTTTCTTCGCGTGTGCCCGAATCCGATTTTCAGATTAGTGTAAGAAAGTTTGGATTTATGCTTATGAAGTTAATGGCTGCAATCACTCTTTTTGTATTTATTACAAACTATTTGGCAGGTCATGGAGAGAAAAATCCTCTTCTTGACTCAGCCCTCTTTGCGCTTGCCTTAGCTGTTGGCATAACTCCAGAAGCGCTTCCAGCAATAATTACTATAGCGCTTTCAGTAGGTAGCCTAAAACTTGCAAAAAATAAGGTTGTTACAAAAAAGCTGGCAGCAATAGAAGATTTAGGAAACATGGATGTTCTTTGTACTGATAAAACAGGGACTCTTACTGAAGAGGGACTTCGCTTCTTCAAGTATGTTGACCTTGATATGCAAGACAATCATGATGTCTTTGAATACGCTCTTCTCTGTAACTCAGCGGTTGGTTCAACAAGAATTCGTGGAAACCCAATAGATATTGCAATAAAAAAGGAAGGAAAAAAGGCCGGTGCAGATATATCCAGATTTGAAAAGCTCTATGAGATTCCTTTTGATTTCAAAAGAAAAAGAATGTCGGTGATAGTCAAAGAGGGAGCAAAGAAATATATAATAACAAAAGGAGCGCCGGAATCCGTCTTAGACGTCTGTTCAAGAATCAAGATGAAGTCAACTGTCCTCCCAGTTGAGAAGAAAAAAGAGGAGGTATTGAACGCAATCTCTCAATATACAAAAGATGGGTTAAGTACAATAGGAGTTGCATATAGCGAGATAGAGTCCAAATCCGATTATTCCCTTCACGACGAAAAGAACCTCATATTCATAGGCTTTGTTCTTTTTTCAAATCCCCCAAAAGCGACTGCTTCACATGCGATAAAACGCTTAAATCAACTCAACATCCAAGTGAAGATTCTCACAGGTGACGACCCAAATGTCACGAGAAAACTATGCAATGACATTGGTCTTCCACTAAAAGACAACAGAATAATCCTTGGAAGCGAAATTTCAGAGATGAGCGAAAAAGAACTCTTGGAGGCTGTGGAAAAATATGACGTTTTTGCACGCGTTACCCCTGATCAGAAACTAAAAATTGTTGAGGCTTTGCGCTCCAACGGACATGTTGTTGGTTTTTTGGGCGACGGAATAAATGACGCTCCTGCTCTCCGGGCAGCTGATGTTGGTATATCCGTTGATACCGCAGCAGACGTAGCAAAGGGGGCATCTCATATAATCCTCCTACAAAAAAGTTTGGATATAATCTCAGAAGGCGTTGAAGAGGGAAGAAAAATCTTTGGAAACATTTTCAAATATGTCCGTTATACGGTTAGCGCAAATCTTGGAAATATGCTGACCGTTAGCCTTTCGTCAGTCATTCTTCCTTTCATCCCTTTACTCCCTTCACAAATACTTCTTACAAATCTCATATCCGACGTTCCAATGTTTGCAATATCTACAGACAATGTTGATTCATCATACACTAAAAAACCTCAAAGATGGGATAACTCATTGATTTTTCGCTTTATGCTCTTTTTTGGGCTCATTAGCTCATTTTTTGATGTTCTCTTAATTCTTCTCATGTTGCTTTTCCTTAATACCCCAGTATCACAGTTCAGAACGTCTTGGTTCTTACTCTCCATTCTCACAGAGATAACGATAATCTTCTCCCTCCGCACAACACTCCCTGCCTGGAAAAGCCAACCTTCCCTTTCATTGATCATCACTTCGCTTTTTGCAATAATTCTTACGTTTGCTTTCATCTATACGCCAATAACAGCCGAAATTTTCAGGTTTTCCCCTCCAAACCCTACGCTTCTTTTAATTATACTTTTTTTGGTTCTTGTTTATTTTGTTACAAATGAAATAGGAAAAAAAGTATTCTTCACTTTTTTTTCAAATAAATATAATAAAACAGAATAA
- the ftsZ gene encoding cell division protein FtsZ, translating to MQADEGEGFKGQDKVYVENENIGPKIMVVGVGGAGCNTINRIIRGGGGAYAELLAINTDKVHLSTVSNEAKRILIGKGVTKGLGAGGFPEIGKKCAMVAKKELENILQGVDLLFITAGMGGGTGTGAAPVIAQIAKEAGAIVVSMVTYPFNLERSRLKIAQEGVDELCKSSDTLVLIDNNRLLNYAPNIPIEKAFELVDEITSKAVKGIVETISVPSLINLDFADVRSVMNEGGVSMIAVGEASGVDRVNTIAENTLKHRLLDVDYEGAKGVLLHITGGQDLTLGDATAVGERFTEMVDKSANVTLGARIDPAMRDRIEVIAIFTGVKSESLMGKKNDEGEGRIEDLLF from the coding sequence ATGCAGGCTGATGAGGGAGAGGGGTTTAAAGGGCAGGACAAAGTGTATGTAGAAAATGAAAACATCGGCCCAAAGATAATGGTAGTTGGTGTGGGTGGAGCAGGTTGCAATACAATAAATAGAATAATTAGAGGAGGGGGAGGAGCATACGCTGAGCTTCTTGCTATAAATACCGATAAGGTCCATTTGTCTACAGTCTCAAACGAAGCAAAGAGAATACTTATAGGAAAGGGAGTAACTAAGGGACTTGGTGCAGGAGGGTTTCCTGAAATAGGAAAGAAATGCGCAATGGTAGCAAAAAAAGAGCTTGAGAACATACTTCAAGGTGTTGATCTCCTTTTCATTACTGCAGGAATGGGAGGCGGCACAGGAACTGGTGCAGCACCAGTAATTGCTCAAATAGCAAAGGAAGCTGGCGCTATCGTTGTCTCAATGGTTACTTATCCATTTAATCTGGAGCGATCAAGATTGAAAATAGCGCAAGAAGGAGTAGATGAACTTTGCAAGAGTTCAGATACGTTAGTCTTGATAGATAACAATAGATTATTGAATTATGCCCCGAATATCCCGATTGAGAAGGCTTTTGAACTTGTAGACGAGATTACTTCAAAAGCAGTTAAAGGGATTGTAGAGACGATATCTGTGCCTTCACTTATAAATCTGGATTTTGCTGACGTCAGGTCAGTGATGAATGAAGGCGGAGTTTCTATGATTGCTGTTGGTGAGGCTTCGGGAGTGGATAGAGTAAATACAATTGCAGAAAACACTCTAAAGCATAGATTACTAGATGTTGATTATGAAGGCGCTAAGGGGGTGCTGCTTCACATAACTGGTGGACAGGACCTTACTCTTGGTGATGCAACAGCTGTTGGAGAGAGGTTTACTGAGATGGTTGACAAAAGTGCCAATGTAACTTTGGGAGCAAGAATTGACCCCGCAATGCGAGATAGAATTGAAGTAATCGCAATCTTTACCGGAGTAAAATCAGAAAGCCTGATGGGTAAAAAGAACGACGAAGGAGAAGGAAGAATCGAAGATCTGTTATTTTAG